The Cryptomeria japonica chromosome 9, Sugi_1.0, whole genome shotgun sequence DNA segment ATGTGTGAGGCTTTATCAATAAAAAGTTCATGAGAAAAGAAATAAAGAATGGAAGATTCTTTTATAGTCTATGATGTCATGTGGGTAGTCTTTATATGGGTCTACATATGGCTACCCACCTTTATATGGGTCTACACATGGCTTATATTGTACTACAAACaaggcatacataccttacccctatgagatttgaacttgtgacccttCTATCAAgtgcacaagttctccaccactagagtGAATTGTGTTGATCACCAAAGACTAAATGAATAAGGAACACATAGGGTGTTGTAGATGGTCAACATATGGGATACTAATCTAGAAACATTTGTTGCATATCAAGGGGTTTTTTTCAAATCTCAGTCATCACTAGACCTACCATGTCAATCTGCTCATTTATGTGCACTTGTAGGCACATCATTTGATCAATAGGGAATTTCATATAGAGCATTATATCAACATCTATAACATTATAAGGACAAATACATAGGTACTTATACTTTCCTTGGAGCATCTTTGAACTAATGCATGCATTGTTGACTTAATAGAAATGGCTAAACTACCATCAAATAAAGCATAGATTCCCCACTATTGATAGTAGGCTCTATTGATGCTTTCAACTACCCATCTATCCTGGGTATTACATAGGAAAGCATGTTTGTTTAAAGACAAAAGTATTCAATTCAAGGCTATAAATCTAGGTCCAAGTTGTGCAATAAGGTTAAGACCATAACGTTTTAAATTAGGGTTACATGTGTGATTTTGAACCCCTATATTGTGTTGGTTCCCCAACCTACAAACTATAGCTTCTAAGAAGTGAATTTCTATGCTCAAAGTTAATGGAAGGATGATTAATCATTGAGAGAGTTAGCAATTCTCTCTTACACTTGAGGCTTTACAAGACCTAGGGGGTAGCCCTATCAATGGACACCAAAGCCCATATGGAAAGGAAGTAGATATTttttttggtgcataaaaggaaAGGGCTCTTGAAATATTATTCATTCACATACATCCTTTGTACCCTTAATGCTtaggcatgaacatgaaaaataaatttaaaaaaaatatgcatTCAATGATTTTCCTCCTTTCATGTATGAGTCAAATCAGATGAATTTCTTTGACTTATTAGTGCATATTCAAGAAAAAATAGTCATCAAATATTTCTACCAATGTGTCTTGACAATAAGTCTTTTTGTGGTTCAAAACATATGCTATTTTCTCACAATGACTATTGTTACCTTACAATAACATGTGCCTACAAATACAATTTGAATACAAAGCTCTACTTACCAATCACTTTTCTAATACTACAAATCCCATTCACTATAAATATTTCTCATCCTCCTTGAAGATGTACCAACTAGAATAACACATCTTGCAACAAATGTACAAgcaaaaatattttaccctccttGAAGGTGTTTACTTCTTTTCaagaataaacaataaataaaaggaGGCAAAAATGCAATCAAGCCATCATtcatataaatacaaaaaaaaggtaTCATTAAAGATCATGGAGACAATATTGAATATGTTgtatttttctaaaaataatttaTGGTATATATTATAGAAATTATTTCCCTCACATTTCCCTCATTTTCTAACCCTTTACAAATAAAAAATTCACTCTCTCTATAGAAAAAATTACAAAGACAATCTCCATGAATTTGTGACAAGTATcgataaaaaattataagatacaTTGGTGACAAAAAAATTACTCAAATCTAGACATTTGATTTCATGGGAAATCGTGATTATATTCTAATTAATGCAACTTTTTTTGTTAGAACAAATCTAATTTTGTTCTCATGCACCAATAGCCAACAAATATTATCATGCAAgctgaggaagatcttggaaattcTATTAAATAATAGCTAGAAGGTCATCTAAAAGTCATTGAGACTTAAAATCTTGATCATTGCATTAATGGTAGCATGAGTTATCCCCTTCTCCACTACTAATAATGCAAGAAAATCCACACCTTTCTATTGAATACCTACCTATGGGTGGGAAAAATCCATTTTGATAGTTAAAGGATTGGATTGGATCATTAGTTGCACTTCAAGTCAAGTAGAAATGTTAGCAAGAACAAACTATGAAAAGTGTGAGAGTGAGGGCTTGAGTTGAACTTGGAATCAAATCATGCCTTTGTAAACTTTTCAAACTTGTGAACTTTATGAATTTTAGAATTTAGTTCTTTTTCTTACTACATATTCACTCTTCCATCAAACTTTTTTCAATTTGGTGATCTTGGAAACATCATGTTGCATTTTCAAAGGATCGCAAGCTTTGTGACATGAATAAATTCATCACTTTTCTTCCTTACTTctttattttcttccatctttgtttgtttgtttgtttccaTCATCTTAATTTTTGCACAACCTTTTGAACCACATTAACACTCTGATAAAGTTCGCAAAATCACAAACTATGTTACATCATGAACCATGTGAAAACCTTTTGAACCACATTAACACTCTTATACACATTTAGCGAAATGCCTCTATCATTCTTTTCTAATtttaacatttatttcaatatatTTTGACATTTGTCTTAACTTGACTCTTTTATCCAAGTAAATTAATTGCTTACTCACCTTAAATGCACGTATTGTCCTAACTATATCTTTAGAGAATTTACTTTTAccttcaataattttattttaagcCATATCATTCAAATTAATTAGATCTATACAATATAACTTTTAGAATACATGTCTTATTTTGAGAGTGGATCATGTTGTTGGGTTTTATGTTTAATTATTTACTATCTAGATGTGTTTCtatttttttacatattttttaaaCCATTTAGTTAGGAAGAGTTTGACAATTTTGAAGGCACTTAAGTTGGCAAGAGTTTAGAGATTGTAAAggatattaataataaaaataacattGAAATCAATCTTTGCTAGTAGCATTCAAAGGAATTGTTTTGTCTACCCTTTATTAAATATAAATGAATTTAATGTCAAATATATTAAATATCATGGGTATTATtacttaattatattttttaataaaattgctTCTTTAACACTTGTTGAGATTGTCATTCTTAAAATAGGTGGATTATTTTAGGTGTTGGAATGATTAAGTTTTTCCTCAAGTTTAGTTACAAAATTAAAGAAACCTACTTCCGAAATTCTATTAAAGATAAAAACAATCTCATTATAGAAGTTGTGAAACACCTAAATGGTATTGATTTGTGTTTTGAGATTTAATATTTATGCAAGACATGCTatgttattaaaattaaaattaaattatatatttattttctttttacttAAAGGTAAAGTAAAGGTAGCTTTCCAAGTTTACAAATAAGACATCAAATTGATATATGTGGTCTTATATTAATCCAAGTATGTATATAGTTCAAAGACATATAATTGACATCATTTTTAGATCATCTACCATAACTAGAACTATGtttatggttgatttgggattgaTTTGTTATAAAGATATCTCTTTGTCTTTAGTATTGTCTTGTAGTCTTTCTAACTACTTTTAAATTCTAATTTCAACATTGttcaataaaacaaaaaaaaatcatgtcaCACAATCTAAACTTCATTAACAACatgacaaaaattaaaaaataatttcattttattttaataaaaaaaatctttcaaaattacAATACATTTCATCATGTATAATAATATTGTATATAACAAATCACCTTAATATACTTTTAACATATAAAACATACATTAATATGATAAAAAAAAGGAATGAATACCTATTTACATTTTACCTTTTACCATTATACCTCAACCCCTTGATGGAAAAGGACAAACCATAGATGTCACTTTCATCGCCCTATTGCACCAAGGTTAACTTCTTCCGCGTGACTGCTAACGGTTTAAAGCTAAGAGAAGTAAAGCTTAACTTCTTCCGGATGACTGCTAGCGGTTTAAGCGGCGTATAAGGATTTAGAGCTAAGGGAAGTGAAGAATAAGAGTTGCATAGCCTGGGGTAAAGGAAGAAAGCGCAAATCCAGAGAGAAAAAAAGGCAGCGTCAGATTCGTACAGATCCCACAAATCTTTGGTTGATAAATTCCCCACTTCCCACTGTATTTTTTACTGCCCGAAACTAGGAACTCCTCTTAGACACAACAGCTTAGCTTTGCTGCTTCTTTCTTTATTAAGTCAGGGAAGCATCATCTGATGCCGCATTGCCCTTGAGCGGTTCAAGGTTCGAGTCGCAAGGAGGACTGCCAACAGCACAATGGACGTTGCTCAGCTGCAGCGCGCATTCGTTGAGCACACGAATTCTCTCTTCCACGAGGTGGGTATAAGCATATTTGGGATCTTGCGGTCTAATTATGACTTAATATGAGTTCAATTCGGAGATTTTGTGTTTTTTATACAGGAATGAGATGTAAAGAttggatttttatttttgttttgttttgtgccGGCAGGGATATCTGGACGAGCaattcacacagctacaacagctGCAGGATGAGAGCAATCCTGAGTTTGTTGTGGAAGTGGTTTCTCTCTTCTTTGAGGATGCTGAGAAAATCATCAATGATTTGTCCAAAACTCTGTATGGTTTCTATCtaaaaggaaaaaaatgattgTGTTTCTGTTATCAAATGATTTGGGTCAGTCAACGTTGTGTCCTAGTCTTTTGGGTCATGCTTGTTTTGTTTGTAGAATTAATTAGGCGTTCTGGGTCTTTGAGATGTCAATCAAAATTTCTATCCATTTTCCTTTTTCGTTTCTTTAATCTTCTGCAGTTTGTAAGGATTTGGGTTAGTCAAATTAATGTCCAATTCTTTTTTGTCGGTTGTTTCTTTCAAGTGAACGTTTCGGCATTCTGGGTCTTCCAGCTGTTAATGAATTTTGGGGGAATTTTTTTTCTGTTATGAACACTGCTATTTGATGTGCAGAGATCAGCATCCGACTGACTTCCAGAAGGTTGATGCCTATGTCCACCAATTCAAGGGAAGTAGCTCCAGGTAATTGTCATCGTTGTCCACATAAAACGCTTTTTTTGTTCACGTTTCTTGGCTCGAGTTGAAAACTCTTTGGGGCACTTTTTTTGAGATACACCTCTGGCAAAATTTAATTCGAGATCTGTTTGTTTGGTAGCAAGCTGTCAGGAATATGTTCACATAAGATGCTGATTTTACTCTCAGTGCCCTTTTGTTGTGTGAAAACTGGATTCAATGTGATTCTCATGTTTTCACACAACCAAGAAGCACTGCGAGTATCCTCAAACATAGTTAAATTTGTGATCCCTTTTCCTCGCCTGTTTAGGTCTGCACAAATAACCATACTTCCTTTGAGTCTTTCTGCCAAGTTTAAGGGATAAATGCTGAATGTTTTTGAGACTGCTTTTGCTGAAGGGAGAGGGTGTGGGCAAAATTTTCAATGTTAATATCTGTGCTGAATTTTGAGACCAGATGAACTGGTTTGTGGACTCTATATATATGACGCTCTCAAAAAACCCTAACCCCAATGTTTGGGGTTCAGATCAGTTATTATGTTGCCTTCTTGATGGAGTCTGAGACTTTCTATATATGGTAAAGTGCCCAAGGCATGCTTGTATGTTCATAAAAAGGCTTCAATCGCCTGGAGATCTTGATCTTGTCACAGTTTTCTGTTTCCCATATATTATGGAAGTCAAAAGTTCTTGTCTGCTCCCAAAAAGAAGGCTATAAAATGGCAATTTTATATACATGTCTCCAACCTATGAATTGCACGGTACGTATGCTATGTGAACTGATGGCTACTTGAAAACAATGGGGATAATGAAGTCCACAGAATGAAAAGGTCAAACTCCAGGTTTCGATGTGCTTTCTAGTGTATGTGTTGTGCACATTTGATATTTTTTTGAGCTGTTATTCAATCGCAAGATTTTCTCCAGGGTTGTTTGATGATTGATCTTAAAGTTGCAGATGTTCAGCACAAGCAGTAAGAGATTCCTGGCATGAATGATGTTACATAATCAAAATGGAAAGTACCACATAATTATGTTTTTTGTCATAGAACAGTTGTTGGGGTCCGGACtgctttttaatttttatgtttggcAGTCATTAATACTATTTAATTGTCTCTCAGAAGCAATTGCTAGTCTTCTCATTGATAAATGCTTTGTCTGCCATGCCTGTTACTATATTAGTTGTTTTATTTTGTTTCACATGTTTCTCCATAAACTGTGCCGTCTCGTTGTATGTGTCAAAAGCATTTAAGGGGTTTCCCTTCATACCTTCGATGAATGTTCAGAGCCTGAGAGCCATACGATTTGGCTTTGGTAAAACTCTAATGTTCTGAATATCTTGAGTGTTGATGTGTAGTATGTCACAAAGTACTATAAAATATAAACTGACCCTTAGATTGAGGTTATCTAAAAGATTGGTGAAAACTTTTGAAGTAGAACAGGATGAGAATTTGCAATTATTTTCTGCATTTTCTGCAATTTTTGTGGTCTAATCTAATTCAGATTTGAATGGCGATTTTAATGTCTTTTGATGTCTATTATTGTCAATCAGCAAAGAAACTAAAGTTGTCTGACTTACCCTCATTTGATTGGACAGCATAGGAGCTCATCGAGTGAAAAATCTATGCATACCATTCCGTGCATTTTGTGATGAGAGAAACAAAGAAGGGTAAGTGCATATCTCTCTTAAACTATACTTTTCTCCAGAACCCATGGATTTGGGATTAAAGTTCAGTCAATTGGGGGATTCTACAACGCTTTGTAATTAGGTTGAATTTCATGGTTGGTTGATTATAATCTATGATGTGTACTTTTGCTGTGAACCCCAGTAAATTAGTAATACAAAATGAGGCCGACCATCTACTTCTAATCATGAATTGAAGGAGGGATGATGCCTAATCTATTTATCCACCTTGAGAGTTGGATGGATTGTAACTTAGTGGCTTTTGCAGATGTATTCAATGTCTTCAGCAAGTCAAACAGGAGTATTATGTTGTTAAGAACAAGCTTGAAACTTTATTTCGGGTAAGTAATCTTTTTTCCATTCTTTGTGCCCTTGAATTCTGTTTGACAGAAACAAGTAAATGGAAACTTTTCAGACAAGAGAGTCTCTCTCTGGAAAAAAGATGCATATGGAACCAATAATTTGATTGCTTTCTATATGTTCCTGGAGACTTTCAAGAATGCTTTCCTGAAAGTACTTGCTAACTTAAGTGCACTCTTATCTAATCTTAAAACTTATTGGGTAATGCAGCTTGAGCATCAAATTCTCGAAGCCGGTGGAACTATCCCAATGGCGGATTAAGCCTATGTAAATCTAGTTTATGATGCTGGAATCTAGCGGCTGTCTGTATATCTATGATCAGTGGAGTTGAAGTTGTGACTGTACAAGTTCTAGTTACAAGCATATGTTTACTTAAATCCTCTAAGGGTTTTTTTGTTCGATGTTTGAGAAGCTTGTTTGGTCATCTATTCAAATCTCAAACTTTCCAAGCATGTTTCTTGAATGCATTCTATACAGAAGAAACTCATGTAATGTTTCCCCCTATTATTAACCCTTCTTTTCCAGTCAATTTATGGATGCATTCCTTCTAGTCTTTTTGTTCATGTCCCAATTCCACCTACCGCTAATTGGGAGGACAGAATGGAGTTAACTCCAGCACTGCATAAATTAAGCTTTGTTTGATCACAAGTTATCAGTTTCTTCAATCTCCAGTATAACAGAATCATTTTTTCAAAACATGATCAAAGTGAAGTATATCCATGTATTAGGAATGGCCATCTTAGTAGAGAAATGTTCCTGTAATCTTGTATGATATCATAGAAAGATATAATTGATATGTGATGTTTTTCCTGGTTATGCACTTAATAAACTCAACCATACTCTCAAATACATTgattttccacaatccatgaatTGATAAAGACAagcttttggattcgattgtgttatAGTTTTTGCTCAATGTTCCAAATCACACTCTGATCCATCATCAACCATACTCTGTTTTGATTGGATACTGTATACCAGAATTTGGATTTGTTCTTCACAAGTTCATTTCATGGTGCCTGTTTTGAAATAACATAATTGATGGAATTCTATGGGCTAGCATAGATCTAAGGCTAGCCTTACATGTTGCTGTGGAGGCAACAAATGGCAGGGGAGGGGGACTCCATTAAGGACTAAGACCAACCTCCATCTCCACTGAGAGACCTGCTCTAATATTTACCTCAATATTTTAAGCCAATGAAAACTAGCTGAAGTGAAAAATGAAAGCAATGAAACTTCTCTGAACTCTTCAAGTTTATCCTCTTAAGtccaattattatatttatttggttTATACGTATACAATTTGTTTCATTCAAAAGCTTGCAATGGAATTTTTCCTGTGTAAAGATATGATTGTCATTATCAGTACTCCAAAGTTCTTATTTTGTTTCTTTCTCTTTGTCCTATATGCAAGTATCTCAGAGCAATTAATGTACAATCCGGCTTTCTTTTTTTTCTATGATAGATCAATTTAAACTGTAGTGAGGTCCATAAAAGGTGAAAGATAGTTTAGCCCCCTCAATTGGGCAAGGGAGACCTCTTTTGAAAAATTGATTATTCCATATATTTTGCCCATAAAAGGTAATTGATAGTTTCAAGGTAAAGGGCTTTATTTAGACCTCTACAAATATT contains these protein-coding regions:
- the LOC131064351 gene encoding histidine-containing phosphotransfer protein 1, with translation MDVAQLQRAFVEHTNSLFHEGYLDEQFTQLQQLQDESNPEFVVEVVSLFFEDAEKIINDLSKTLDQHPTDFQKVDAYVHQFKGSSSSIGAHRVKNLCIPFRAFCDERNKEGCIQCLQQVKQEYYVVKNKLETLFRLEHQILEAGGTIPMAD